A single region of the Streptomyces sp. ITFR-16 genome encodes:
- a CDS encoding tetratricopeptide repeat protein yields MDVTPQQPSAAPGPDHSPETAHASPYESPPALPPNPAPLPEPPPLSLRTALRRAAFGAVAGAVLVTGAVVAVPDEDKDAAPPVAGPVSRAMTATAAGSPASLADLTALIGDRQKWVGTHPSDAQSWAVLGSAYVEWGRRSADPASYGRAEQALKRSLNVRPGENGNEAAWVGLAALANARHDFVTAKKWGETVRSRQPKQWTVYPELIDAYNGLGDQKSAITAVEKYTALRAGVPALERTAEMYRDRGWREDALATAQDAADRAKTPPEKAACLSLLGDLAWERGEPQEAVAQYGAALRTDPAHHPALAGRARALAALGRTDEAQRDYQAALAKSPRPAYMLELGELYESLGLDGDSVNQYDRLRRALDLTKAQGVDDSLLLGRFEAAHGDASAAVELLRAQWAKGHRSAAVADALGWALHRSGDPDGALEYAERAVDSGGQNAGYAYHLGMVQRALSDFGPARRHLEEALRTNPKFSPLDAPLAQEALDTLGQPPAGGPQDMQPAPPPPAPSQAPEPEPGPADPAPAQGAGQAPGAAPAPAAGPQGHQAGPDAPESAPAAAATDAGRASHPPAKPSAAHSPAGH; encoded by the coding sequence ATGGACGTCACGCCTCAGCAGCCATCGGCGGCCCCCGGGCCGGACCACTCCCCCGAGACCGCCCACGCCTCGCCCTACGAGTCCCCGCCGGCCCTCCCGCCGAACCCCGCGCCCCTGCCCGAACCGCCGCCCCTCTCGCTGCGCACAGCCCTGCGCCGGGCGGCCTTCGGCGCGGTGGCGGGCGCGGTCCTGGTGACGGGCGCGGTGGTCGCGGTGCCCGACGAGGACAAGGACGCAGCGCCGCCCGTGGCGGGCCCCGTCTCCCGGGCCATGACCGCGACGGCTGCGGGCTCCCCCGCCTCGCTCGCCGATCTGACCGCGCTCATCGGGGACCGCCAGAAGTGGGTCGGCACGCACCCCTCGGACGCGCAGTCCTGGGCCGTGCTCGGCTCGGCGTACGTGGAGTGGGGGCGGCGGTCGGCGGACCCGGCGTCCTACGGCCGCGCCGAGCAGGCCCTGAAGCGGTCGCTGAACGTACGGCCCGGGGAGAACGGCAACGAGGCGGCCTGGGTGGGGCTCGCCGCGCTGGCCAACGCCCGGCACGACTTCGTGACGGCGAAGAAGTGGGGCGAGACGGTACGGTCCCGGCAGCCGAAGCAGTGGACGGTCTACCCGGAGCTGATCGACGCGTACAACGGCCTGGGCGACCAGAAGTCGGCGATCACCGCGGTGGAGAAGTACACGGCGCTGCGGGCGGGGGTGCCGGCGCTGGAGCGGACGGCCGAGATGTACCGGGACCGGGGCTGGCGCGAGGACGCGCTCGCCACCGCGCAGGACGCCGCCGACCGGGCGAAGACGCCCCCCGAGAAAGCGGCCTGCCTGTCCCTGCTGGGCGACCTGGCCTGGGAGCGGGGCGAGCCGCAGGAGGCCGTGGCCCAGTACGGCGCCGCGCTGCGCACCGACCCCGCCCACCACCCCGCGCTGGCCGGCCGGGCGCGGGCGCTGGCGGCCCTCGGCCGCACCGACGAGGCACAGCGGGACTACCAGGCGGCGCTGGCGAAGTCGCCGCGCCCCGCGTACATGCTGGAGCTGGGCGAGCTGTACGAGTCGCTCGGGCTGGACGGCGACTCGGTCAACCAGTACGACCGGCTGCGCCGGGCGCTGGACCTTACGAAGGCGCAGGGCGTGGACGACTCGCTGCTCCTCGGGCGCTTCGAGGCCGCTCACGGGGACGCGTCCGCCGCGGTGGAGCTGCTGCGGGCGCAGTGGGCCAAGGGGCACCGCAGCGCGGCGGTGGCCGATGCGCTGGGCTGGGCGCTGCACCGCTCGGGCGATCCGGACGGCGCGCTGGAGTACGCGGAGCGGGCGGTGGACTCCGGCGGGCAGAACGCCGGGTACGCGTACCACCTGGGCATGGTCCAGCGGGCGCTGAGCGACTTCGGTCCGGCCCGCCGCCATCTGGAGGAGGCCCTGCGCACCAACCCGAAGTTCTCGCCGCTGGACGCGCCCCTGGCCCAGGAGGCGCTGGACACGCTCGGACAGCCCCCGGCGGGCGGTCCGCAGGACATGCAGCCGGCCCCGCCGCCGCCCGCGCCCTCGCAGGCACCCGAGCCGGAGCCCGGGCCGGCCGACCCGGCGCCCGCGCAGGGCGCCGGGCAGGCTCCCGGCGCCGCCCCGGCCCCGGCGGCGGGACCGCAGGGGCACCAGGCGGGTCCGGACGCCCCCGAGTCGGCTCCCGCGGCCGCGGCGACGGATGCGGGGCGCGCCTCGCACCCTCCGGCCAAGCCGTCCGCCGCGCACTCACCGGCCGGCCACTGA
- a CDS encoding FAD-linked oxidase C-terminal domain-containing protein encodes MDDLLELLRAGLPAEALLTDPDVTASYAHDMASFCEAGTPAVVVLPRTVEQVQHVMRTATALRVPVVPQGARTGLSGAANATDGCIVLSLVKMDRILEISPVDRIAVVEPGVVNAVLSRAVNEHGLYYPPDPSSWEMCTIGGNIGTASGGLCCVKYGVTAEYVLGLDVVLADGRLLSTGRRTAKGVAGYDLTRLFVGSEGSLGIVVKAVLALRPQPPRQLVLAAEFPSAASACDAVCRIMERGHTPSLLELMDRTTVQAVNRMAQMGLPESTEALLLAAFDTPDPAADLAAVAELCTAAGATGVVPADDAAESEMLLQARRMSLTALETVKSATMIDDVCVPRSRLGAMIDGTAAIAEKYGLTIGVCAHAGDGNTHPVVCFDHTDPDESRRARESFDEIMALGLELGGTITGEHGVGVLKKEWLARELGEVSVELHRGIKQAFDPLGLLNPGKVF; translated from the coding sequence ATGGACGATCTTCTCGAACTACTGCGCGCGGGGCTGCCGGCCGAGGCCCTGCTGACCGACCCGGATGTCACCGCCTCCTACGCCCACGACATGGCGAGCTTCTGCGAGGCGGGCACCCCCGCCGTCGTCGTGCTCCCGCGCACCGTCGAGCAGGTCCAGCACGTCATGCGCACCGCCACGGCGCTGCGCGTCCCCGTCGTCCCCCAGGGCGCCCGCACGGGCCTGTCGGGCGCGGCCAACGCCACCGACGGCTGCATCGTGCTCTCCCTGGTGAAGATGGACCGGATCCTGGAGATCAGCCCCGTCGACCGGATCGCCGTCGTCGAACCGGGCGTCGTCAACGCGGTGCTGTCCCGGGCCGTCAACGAGCACGGGCTCTACTACCCGCCGGACCCCTCCAGCTGGGAGATGTGCACCATCGGCGGCAACATCGGCACCGCCTCGGGCGGGCTGTGCTGCGTGAAGTACGGGGTCACCGCCGAATACGTCCTCGGGCTCGACGTCGTCCTCGCGGACGGACGCCTCCTCAGCACCGGCCGCCGCACCGCCAAGGGCGTCGCGGGCTACGACCTCACCCGGCTCTTCGTCGGCTCGGAGGGCAGCCTCGGCATCGTCGTCAAGGCGGTCCTCGCGCTTCGGCCGCAGCCGCCCCGGCAGCTCGTCCTGGCCGCCGAGTTCCCCAGCGCGGCGAGCGCCTGCGACGCCGTCTGCCGGATCATGGAACGCGGTCACACCCCGTCACTCCTCGAACTGATGGACCGTACAACCGTCCAGGCCGTCAACCGGATGGCGCAGATGGGCCTGCCGGAGTCCACCGAGGCGCTCCTGCTCGCCGCTTTCGACACGCCGGACCCGGCCGCCGATCTCGCTGCCGTCGCGGAGCTCTGCACGGCCGCGGGCGCCACCGGTGTCGTCCCGGCGGACGACGCGGCCGAGTCCGAGATGCTCCTCCAGGCCCGGCGGATGTCGCTCACCGCGCTGGAGACCGTCAAGTCGGCGACGATGATCGACGACGTGTGCGTCCCGCGCTCCCGGCTCGGCGCCATGATCGACGGCACCGCGGCCATCGCCGAGAAGTACGGCCTCACCATCGGCGTCTGCGCGCACGCGGGCGACGGCAACACCCACCCCGTCGTCTGCTTCGACCACACCGACCCCGACGAGTCCCGGCGCGCCCGCGAGTCCTTCGACGAGATCATGGCGCTCGGCCTCGAACTCGGCGGCACGATCACCGGCGAACACGGCGTGGGCGTGCTCAAGAAGGAGTGGCTCGCCCGCGAACTCGGCGAGGTGAGCGTGGAACTGCACCGGGGGATCAAGCAGGCCTTCGACCCGCTGGGGCTGCTCAACCCGGGCAAGGTGTTCTGA
- a CDS encoding SsgA family sporulation/cell division regulator, giving the protein MHTVVERELELKLVLSPERSIPVPARLTYRTEDPYAVHITFHIGSESPVYWTFARDLLVEGVFRPCGHGDVRIWPTKIDRRSVICVALTSPDGNALLEVPSAAVAAWVERTLRVVPPGTETERLGIDEGLAELLAPLPADDLWMSDPWPSDESQDGES; this is encoded by the coding sequence ATGCACACCGTCGTGGAACGCGAGCTGGAGCTCAAGCTGGTCCTGTCCCCCGAGCGCAGCATCCCCGTGCCCGCCCGGCTGACGTATCGCACCGAGGACCCGTACGCGGTGCACATCACCTTCCACATCGGCTCCGAGTCGCCGGTGTACTGGACGTTCGCGCGCGATCTGCTGGTGGAGGGGGTGTTCCGGCCGTGCGGGCACGGGGACGTGCGGATCTGGCCCACCAAGATCGACCGGCGCAGCGTCATCTGCGTGGCGCTGACCTCGCCGGACGGCAACGCCCTGCTGGAGGTGCCGTCCGCCGCGGTGGCCGCATGGGTGGAGCGGACGCTGCGGGTGGTCCCGCCGGGTACGGAGACCGAGCGGCTCGGCATCGACGAGGGGCTCGCCGAGCTGCTCGCGCCGCTGCCGGCCGACGACCTGTGGATGAGCGACCCGTGGCCCTCGGACGAGTCGCAGGACGGGGAGAGTTGA
- a CDS encoding RDD family protein translates to MSAPTPAPGDESPREGYYPDPSIPGYVRYWNGASWVPGTSRPAPPQGEAVRTDPGAEATPAPAAVEETGPVFFDEEPFGDAHEEPYAGSRPEPATAWQADASRQAGFGGERDRRVSWGGTGAPGEQPEPDPRTPAPASGPDAAPKAAEPADRTPAQRSPAGRAPAGGEPADRAPVDPRRPAPDPTGGALPGMRDGGSRTPEQTVAIRVTRPGRSGGSTGGTGRPPAEGTVAIRALGPGGDGQQGSAEGTMAIRAIAPHAAPAAPKPAAAPPREAAAPAELNSPLTPGPGGGSASWAQQAHPLARPEPAAPQQAFPQQPRPEQPVVPWKPPVDDHFQRLAAARAAGRPAGLGKRLAARVIDTVVLGALVSAVALPLVNRAADHIDDKIDAARLSGETVTVWLLDSTTAGLAGAVLAAFLVLGVLLEALPTAKWGRTLGKKLCGLEVRDIESHEPPGFGAALRRWLVYGVLGVLVVGIVDVLWCLVDRPWRQCWHDKAARTFVAG, encoded by the coding sequence ATGAGCGCCCCAACCCCGGCACCCGGTGACGAAAGCCCCCGCGAGGGGTACTACCCCGACCCGTCCATCCCCGGATACGTCCGGTACTGGAACGGCGCCTCCTGGGTGCCCGGCACGAGCCGGCCGGCCCCGCCGCAGGGCGAGGCGGTGCGCACCGACCCCGGCGCCGAAGCGACGCCCGCCCCCGCGGCCGTGGAGGAGACCGGACCGGTCTTCTTCGACGAGGAGCCGTTCGGGGACGCGCACGAGGAGCCGTACGCGGGAAGCCGCCCCGAACCCGCGACCGCCTGGCAGGCCGACGCCTCCCGGCAGGCCGGCTTCGGCGGCGAGCGCGACCGGCGGGTCTCCTGGGGCGGCACCGGCGCGCCCGGCGAGCAGCCGGAGCCCGACCCGCGCACGCCCGCGCCCGCCTCCGGCCCCGACGCCGCCCCGAAGGCCGCGGAACCGGCCGACCGCACGCCCGCGCAACGCTCCCCGGCCGGCCGTGCGCCGGCGGGCGGCGAACCCGCCGACCGCGCCCCCGTCGACCCGCGCCGGCCCGCCCCGGACCCCACCGGCGGCGCGCTGCCCGGCATGCGCGACGGCGGCAGCCGGACGCCCGAGCAGACCGTCGCGATCCGGGTCACCCGGCCCGGCCGCTCGGGCGGCTCCACCGGGGGGACGGGCCGTCCGCCCGCCGAGGGCACCGTCGCGATCCGCGCCCTGGGCCCCGGTGGTGACGGACAGCAGGGCTCGGCCGAGGGCACGATGGCGATCCGCGCCATCGCCCCCCACGCCGCCCCGGCCGCCCCGAAGCCCGCCGCCGCGCCGCCCCGGGAGGCCGCCGCGCCCGCCGAGCTCAACAGCCCGCTCACACCCGGCCCCGGCGGCGGCTCCGCCTCCTGGGCGCAGCAGGCCCACCCGCTGGCCCGGCCCGAACCGGCCGCCCCGCAGCAGGCGTTCCCCCAGCAGCCGAGGCCCGAGCAGCCCGTCGTGCCCTGGAAGCCCCCGGTCGACGACCACTTCCAGCGGCTCGCGGCGGCCCGTGCGGCGGGCCGCCCGGCCGGGCTCGGAAAGCGGCTGGCCGCCCGGGTCATCGACACGGTGGTGCTCGGCGCGCTCGTCTCCGCCGTCGCCCTGCCGCTGGTGAACCGCGCGGCCGACCACATCGACGACAAGATCGATGCGGCCAGGCTGTCCGGCGAGACGGTCACCGTCTGGCTGCTGGACTCCACCACGGCCGGCCTGGCCGGCGCGGTCCTCGCCGCGTTCCTGGTGCTGGGCGTCCTCCTGGAGGCGCTGCCGACCGCGAAGTGGGGCCGTACGCTCGGCAAGAAGCTCTGCGGGCTGGAGGTCCGGGACATCGAGTCCCACGAACCGCCCGGCTTCGGGGCCGCGCTGCGCCGCTGGCTGGTCTACGGTGTGCTCGGCGTCCTGGTCGTCGGGATCGTCGATGTGCTGTGGTGCCTGGTCGACCGGCCGTGGCGCCAGTGCTGGCACGACAAGGCGGCCCGCACCTTCGTGGCCGGCTGA
- a CDS encoding RDD family protein → MSNDQPTSGQPPEDDPFSKRPDDSRPPPSSGSPYDSAPPPPPYDPGPYGGGNYGGTDPLAGMPPLAEPGKRILARLIDFLIISIPLYLISLPWGGAVEVSDSNNDDDVSDIFAQTYSGHQLLWSLIGLVVYVAYDTYFTHKDGRTLGKRLLKLRVAMLNDGRVPDTGSAFLRAVVLWLPALLCCPCLWWLINIVLMFTDKPYRQGLQDKAAKTVVVTTTHERP, encoded by the coding sequence ATGAGCAACGATCAGCCGACGTCCGGTCAGCCGCCCGAGGACGACCCGTTCAGCAAGAGGCCGGACGACTCCCGGCCGCCGCCGTCATCGGGCTCTCCCTACGACAGCGCCCCGCCGCCCCCGCCGTACGACCCCGGTCCCTACGGCGGCGGCAACTACGGCGGTACGGACCCGCTGGCGGGCATGCCGCCGCTCGCCGAACCCGGCAAGCGCATCCTGGCCCGGCTGATCGACTTCCTGATCATCTCGATCCCGCTGTATCTGATCTCGCTGCCCTGGGGCGGTGCGGTCGAGGTGTCCGACAGCAACAACGACGACGACGTCAGCGACATCTTCGCCCAGACCTACAGCGGGCATCAGCTGCTCTGGTCGCTGATCGGCCTGGTCGTCTATGTCGCGTACGACACGTACTTCACGCACAAGGACGGCCGCACCCTCGGCAAGCGGCTGCTGAAGCTGCGGGTGGCGATGCTGAACGACGGCCGGGTGCCCGACACCGGCAGCGCGTTCCTGCGGGCCGTGGTGCTGTGGCTGCCGGCGCTGCTGTGCTGCCCGTGCCTGTGGTGGCTGATCAACATCGTGCTGATGTTCACCGACAAGCCCTACCGGCAGGGCCTCCAGGACAAGGCGGCCAAGACGGTGGTGGTGACGACGACGCACGAAAGGCCCTGA
- a CDS encoding immune inhibitor A domain-containing protein — MAATAATASAFATAQADDQASGKTASVVDRRDPGSAEGNAHNLDGPFSKQQDAQRQAALEQVMSGDKKVSSRGGSQVVKLDDSKYVELGREKTDKIFTVLVEFGDQVDNTTTYDPDGEGPKPPVVKYGGKPGPLHNKIAKPDPKKDNSTAWQADYNQAHFQELYFGEGAGKDSLKTYYEKTSSGRYSVDGEVSDWVKVPYNEARYGSNYCGSSNCANAWDMIKDGVNAWAADQKAKGRTPEQIKTDLAQYDQWDRYDYDNDGNFNEPDGYIDHFQIVHAGEDESAGGGVEGTNAIWAHRWYAYGTNAGATGPADNKAGGTQIGDTGIWVGDYTAQPENGGLGVFAHEYGHDLGLPDLYDTTNTAENSVGFWSLMSAGSWLGTGKNSIGDLPGDMTAWDKFQLGWLDYDVAKAATKSTHKLGVSEYNTKNKQALVVELPDKAVTTAVTTPAEGAKQWWSDMGDNLNNTLSRPVDLTGKSKASLDLAGWWDIEADYDYLYTEVSDNGGTSWTAIDGTADGKAIPRDASDKPALTDVSGKYQKLSFPLDAYAGKKIDIRFRYATDGGAGGVGFAADTISVTADGTALFTDNAEGDDNGWTSKGFSRVGKSFTKDYPQRYIAENRQYVSYDKTLKVGPYNFGFANTRPDWVEHYPYQNGLLIWLWDGSQKDNNVSAHPGQGLILPIDAHAKPLKWADGTVIRNKIQPFDAPFSWYPTDGFTLHNGDVATKIKPQLGVPVFDDHKGTYWYKENKTGSVQVADTNTKISIISEPLSGDTMTVQVAPSHK, encoded by the coding sequence ATGGCCGCGACCGCTGCCACCGCATCCGCCTTCGCCACCGCTCAGGCGGATGACCAGGCGTCAGGCAAGACTGCTTCCGTCGTCGACCGCCGTGACCCGGGGTCGGCCGAGGGCAATGCGCACAACCTCGACGGCCCGTTCAGCAAGCAGCAGGACGCTCAGCGTCAGGCCGCTCTGGAGCAGGTCATGTCCGGCGACAAGAAGGTGTCGTCGCGCGGCGGTTCCCAGGTCGTCAAGCTCGACGACAGCAAGTACGTCGAGCTCGGCCGCGAGAAGACCGACAAGATCTTCACCGTCCTGGTGGAGTTCGGCGACCAGGTCGACAACACGACCACGTACGACCCGGACGGCGAGGGCCCCAAGCCGCCCGTCGTGAAGTACGGCGGCAAGCCGGGACCGCTGCACAACAAGATAGCCAAGCCGGACCCCAAGAAGGACAACAGCACCGCCTGGCAGGCCGATTACAACCAGGCCCACTTCCAGGAGCTGTACTTCGGCGAGGGGGCCGGCAAGGACTCGCTCAAGACGTACTACGAGAAGACGTCCTCCGGGCGCTACTCGGTCGACGGCGAGGTCTCGGACTGGGTCAAGGTCCCGTACAACGAGGCGCGTTACGGCTCGAACTACTGCGGTTCGAGCAACTGCGCCAACGCCTGGGACATGATCAAGGACGGCGTGAACGCCTGGGCCGCCGACCAGAAGGCCAAGGGCCGTACGCCCGAGCAGATCAAGACCGATCTGGCTCAGTACGACCAGTGGGACCGTTACGACTACGACAACGACGGCAACTTCAACGAGCCCGACGGCTACATCGATCACTTCCAGATCGTGCACGCCGGCGAGGACGAGTCGGCGGGCGGCGGTGTCGAGGGCACCAACGCCATCTGGGCCCACCGCTGGTACGCGTACGGCACCAACGCGGGCGCGACCGGCCCGGCCGACAACAAGGCCGGCGGCACCCAGATCGGTGACACCGGCATCTGGGTCGGCGACTACACCGCGCAGCCCGAGAACGGCGGTCTGGGCGTCTTCGCCCACGAGTACGGCCACGACCTCGGTCTGCCGGACCTGTACGACACGACCAACACCGCCGAGAACTCGGTCGGTTTCTGGTCGCTGATGTCGGCCGGTTCCTGGCTCGGCACCGGTAAGAACAGCATCGGTGACCTGCCCGGCGACATGACCGCCTGGGACAAGTTCCAGCTGGGCTGGCTGGACTACGACGTGGCCAAGGCCGCGACGAAGTCCACCCACAAGCTGGGCGTGTCCGAGTACAACACCAAGAACAAGCAGGCACTCGTCGTCGAGCTGCCCGACAAGGCCGTCACCACCGCCGTCACGACGCCCGCCGAGGGCGCCAAGCAGTGGTGGAGCGACATGGGTGACAACCTCAACAACACCCTGTCCCGTCCGGTCGACCTGACCGGCAAGTCCAAGGCGTCCCTGGACCTCGCGGGCTGGTGGGACATCGAGGCCGACTACGACTACCTCTACACCGAGGTGTCGGACAACGGCGGCACCAGCTGGACCGCGATCGACGGCACCGCCGACGGCAAGGCCATCCCGCGCGACGCCAGTGACAAGCCGGCGCTGACCGACGTCTCCGGCAAGTACCAGAAGCTGTCGTTCCCGCTCGACGCCTACGCGGGCAAGAAGATCGACATCCGCTTCCGTTACGCCACCGACGGCGGCGCGGGCGGCGTCGGCTTCGCGGCCGACACCATCTCGGTCACCGCCGACGGCACCGCGCTCTTCACGGACAACGCCGAGGGCGACGACAACGGCTGGACCTCCAAGGGCTTCTCGCGGGTGGGCAAGTCGTTCACCAAGGACTACCCGCAGCGCTACATCGCGGAGAACCGCCAGTACGTCTCGTACGACAAGACCCTCAAGGTCGGCCCGTACAACTTCGGCTTCGCCAACACCCGTCCGGACTGGGTCGAGCACTACCCGTACCAGAACGGCCTGTTGATCTGGCTGTGGGACGGCTCGCAGAAGGACAACAACGTCTCGGCCCACCCGGGCCAGGGCCTGATCCTGCCGATCGACGCGCACGCCAAGCCGCTGAAGTGGGCGGACGGCACGGTCATCCGCAACAAGATCCAGCCCTTCGACGCCCCGTTCAGCTGGTACCCCACCGACGGCTTCACGCTGCACAACGGTGACGTGGCCACGAAGATCAAGCCGCAGCTCGGCGTTCCGGTCTTCGACGACCACAAGGGCACCTACTGGTACAAGGAGAACAAGACCGGCAGTGTCCAGGTAGCTGACACCAACACCAAGATCTCGATCATCAGCGAGCCGCTCAGCGGCGACACGATGACCGTCCAGGTGGCTCCCTCGCACAAGTAA
- a CDS encoding isochorismatase family protein yields the protein MHRALIVVDVQNDFCEGGSLAVAGGADVAAAITDLIGDGQPGYRHVVATRDHHIDPGDHFSQAPDFEHSWPPHCVAGTEGVGFHPNFAPAVASGAIDTVFDKGAYAAAYSGFEGQDENGVGLAQWLRDRGITEVDVVGIATDHCVRATALDAVREGFATHVLLDLTAGVAETTTDRALAELRDAGVALSGKPVV from the coding sequence ATGCACCGCGCCTTGATCGTCGTGGACGTTCAGAACGACTTCTGTGAGGGCGGGAGCCTCGCGGTGGCGGGGGGTGCCGATGTCGCCGCCGCCATCACCGACCTGATCGGTGACGGCCAGCCCGGCTACCGGCACGTGGTGGCCACCCGCGACCACCACATCGACCCCGGCGACCACTTCTCGCAGGCGCCGGACTTCGAGCACTCCTGGCCGCCGCACTGCGTCGCCGGTACGGAGGGGGTGGGCTTCCACCCCAACTTCGCGCCGGCGGTCGCCTCGGGCGCCATCGACACGGTCTTCGACAAGGGCGCCTACGCGGCCGCGTACAGCGGCTTCGAGGGCCAGGACGAGAACGGCGTGGGGCTCGCCCAGTGGCTGCGCGACCGGGGGATCACCGAGGTCGACGTGGTCGGCATCGCGACCGACCACTGTGTGCGGGCCACCGCGCTGGACGCCGTCCGCGAAGGCTTCGCCACGCATGTGCTGCTCGACCTGACCGCGGGCGTCGCCGAGACGACGACGGACCGGGCGCTGGCGGAGCTGCGGGACGCGGGCGTGGCGCTCTCGGGCAAGCCCGTGGTCTGA